Proteins from a single region of Gasterosteus aculeatus chromosome 20, fGasAcu3.hap1.1, whole genome shotgun sequence:
- the LOC120810493 gene encoding uncharacterized protein KIAA0408 isoform X8: MCLGPGEGRAQMQDRTDGGRYPSAPIGGCGGKSQRQRKKKLEDREGAGLMSGAAQSAADPSSAASQSGLRQRGETPTLRREREEQRRLLADTHSTAMDLRCRIEHNERDWSREKAELLDRFDVERREWERQLKDMQRKIEELYCDVRTKRDVQGSGRQGVNEDVHRLSVRSTSTGSSLLSDTEPLSSGSSQSPPVGHPPFPGFGPNADIRGSDFIGRDGHRSSFFPADGLCGYDVGGPTIQEDRSNRELAKELSSTWQQDSAPDGKEATGALERPAMFHGAPGCVVPQKNVSDCEQNIIHVHPEASDKKNTTALNAALKEIARASEELCSYQDEIKKKSVDKRNRTEAPSLSEEKGMLFGHDKTWLEVNHAPCDLSQIYDDLRALEKENWSPENTWRADRESIKSSTANAADPESRRETKTSPGLVSESDAACPPVPPRSSSCNLSSSLYPDTELYIPESPVTTVGKCHSPCVLVEKICSSPSIVRKFEAMLQENEGKVLMDGVLASGAVPANSECVNRGCCHNRWSCDASKFTSSKLSTYGTVQKSFSEVNIMTAAKGLRSDYCPGVGSLKSPELQIPQIVKELPLDLLLSSLEIPPAGSNLQGSRRNIMLEQKTAEFNRTLFQCEMGHGVEKQDSSTASDACPAETTPPRETAPRPLHTDVTTRVLDVYPDITLSLPTSNSTIRNPEAQSRRMRCRAEGQEVGMKQGIPSDPPSGQQQIGLKETTHRCEVKHKVQTAGSTSRKAQHRAAADAPFPEPVLSADAQPGPRRVDDDGSCSEKGNNPRGAKWARVGVSHRQPSAEHKQRQQAELGHESVPPPQSESARPGPRMMMMMNEHPWKALTLAAYPRPEGSRSNYGAVERILKNYESAARALQNQSLPNQMDSSPDDSSGGQEGNVTVPHMPGIDPLALPPTLRHAQTSNSSQKHSTAGVKEVHLTVQKNHVASVSPSLQKNFSRPARPANRRLPTRWAKGSPTPSSSTSSSSSSPTAPPVVASSFGLRKHSSSFTYSHAFHIKTVII, translated from the exons ATGTGCCTGGGACCTGGAGAAGGCAGAGCTCAAATGCAGGATCGCACAG ACGGTGGACGTTACCCATCAGCACCCATTGGTGGATGTGGAGGGAAAAGccagaggcagagaaaaaaaaag TTGGAGGATAGAGAAGGTGCCGGGTTGATGAGCGGTGCGGCGCAGTCGGCAGCGGATCCGAGCTCTGCGGCGTCACAGAGCGGCCTGAGGCAGCGCGGCGAGACACCAACGCTCCGCCGGGAGAGGGAAGAGCAGCGGAGGCTCCTGGCCGACACGCACTCAACAGCCATGGACCTGCGCTGTCGCATTGAGCACAACGAGAGGGACTGGTCGAGGGAGAAAGCAGAGCTGCTGGACAGATTTGACGTGGAGAGGAGGGAATGGGAGCGCCAGCTGAAGGATATGCAGAGGAAAATAGAAGAG CTGTACTGTGACGTGAGAACCAAGCGAGACGTGCAGGGCAGTGGGAGGCAAGGGGTCAATGAGGACGTACATAGGCTGAGCGTACGCTCCACCAGCACCGGCTCCAGTCTGCTCAGCGACACCGAGCCGctcagcagcggcagcagtcAGTCACCACCAGTCGGACACCCACCTTTCCCTGGTTTTGGTCCCAACGCAGACATCAGGGGCAGTGATTTTATCGGCAGAGATGGTCACCGCTCCAGCTTCTTCCCCGCAGACGGCCTTTGTGGATACGATGTTGGGGGTCCGACCATTCAGGAAGACCGTTCGAACCGTGAGCTGGCGAAGGAGTTAAGTTCCACTTGGCAGCAAGACTCGGCCCCTGATGGCAAAGAAGCCACGGGTGCATTAGAGCGGCCTGCTATGTTTCATGGAGCGCCTGGATGTGTAGTGCCACAGAAAAATGTCTCCGACTGTGAACAAAACATTATCCATGTTCATCCTGAAGCCAGCGACAAGAAGAACACCACTGCCCTCAATGCT GCTCTCAAGGAGATCGCCCGTGCAAGTGAGGAGCTTTGCAGCTACCAAGATGAGATCAAAAAGAAGAGTGTAGATAAGAG GAATCGAACCGAAGCCCCGAGCCTCTCTGAGGAGAAAGGGATGTTGTTTGGCCATGACAAAACCTGGCTCGAGGTCAATCACGCTCCTTGCGACCTGAGTCAGATTTACGATGACCTTCGGGCCTTGGAGAAGGAAAACTGGTCACCAGAAAACACCTGGAGGGCAGATAGAGAGTCAATCAAATCCTCGACAGCAAACGCTGCAGATCCAGAGAGCCgaagagaaacaaagacaaGCCCTGGATTAGTCTCAGAGAGCGATGCAGCATGTCCACCCGtccctcctcgctcctcctcctgcaatcTGAGCTCCTCCCTTTATCCAGACACGGAACTTTACATCCCAGAGTCCCCCGTCACGACAGTGGGGAAGTGTCACAGCCCCTGTGTTCTAGTTGAGAAAATATGCAGCAGCCCATCTATTGTCAGGAAATTTGAGGCCATGCTACAAGAAAATGAAGGAAAGGTTTTGATGGACGGTGTTTTAGCTTCGGGCGCTGTACCTGCTAACTCTGAATGTGTTAACAGGGGCTGCTGTCACAATCGCTGGTCCTGTGATGCAAGCAAGTTCACAAGCAGCAAGCTGTCCACATATGGGACTGTCCAGAAAAGCTTCTCTGAAGTCAACATAATGACTGCTGCCAAAGGCTTGCGCTCGGATTACTGCCCTGGTGTTGGGAGCCTAAAAAGCCCAGAGCTACAAATACCTCAGATTGTCAAAGAATTACCTTTAGATTTGCTCTTGTCCTCTCTTGAAATACCGCCTGCTGGCTCCAACCTCCAGGGCTCCAGAAGAAACATAATGCTGGAACAGAAAACGGCCGAATTCAACAGAACTTTGTTTCAGTGTGAGATGGGCCACGGCGTAGAGAAACAGGACAGTTCTACAGCATCGGATGCCTGCCCAGCTGAGACAACACCTCCCAGGGAGACAGCACCTAGGCCACTCCACACTGATGTCACCACTAGAGTTCTGGATGTGTATCCTGACATCACATTATCTCTTCCCACCTCAAATTCCACCATTCGGAACCCCGAGGCCCAGTCAAGACGAATGAGATGTCGTGCTGAAGGTCAGGAGGTCGGAATGAAGCAGGGAATCCCTTCTGACCCTCCATCTGGGCAGCAACAGATTGGACTCAAGGAGACAACACACCGTTGTGAGGTCAAGCACAAAGTTCAAACAGCAGGCAGCACCTCCAGGAAAGCACAACACAGAGCGGCCGCGGATGCTCCGTTTCCTGAGCCCGTCTTGTCTGCAGATGCCCAGCCTGGTCCGAGGAGGGTGGATGACGACGGCTCGTGCTCCGAGAAGGGGAATAATCCCCGCGGAGCAAAGTGGGCCCGAGTCGGTGTCTCTCACCGGCAGCCGTCTGCTGAGCACAAACAGAGACAGCAGGCAGAGCTCGGCCACGAGTCCGTTCCTCCTCCCCAGTCAGAGTCCGCCAGACCCGGGCCtcggatgatgatgatgatgaatgaacaTCCCTGGAAGGCACTCACCCTGGCTGCGTACCCGCGGCCCGAGGGCTCAAGATCCAACTACGGGGCAGTGGAGAGGATTCTGAAGAATTACGAGAGTGCAGCCCGGGCTCTCCAGAACCAAAGCCTACCCAACCAGATGGATTCCAGTCCCGACGATTCCAGCGGTGGGCAGGAGGGGAACGTGACGGTGCCGCACATGCCGGGCATTGACCCGCTGGCTTTACCTCCCACTCTGAGACATGCACAGACTTCAAACTCCTCACAGAAGCACAGCACCGCGGGGGTGAAAGAGGTCCATCTAACAGTGCAG AAGAACCACGTGGCATCCGTCTCCCCCTCGCTTCAGAAGAACTTCTCCCGGCCGGCCCGTCCAGCCAACCGCCGCCTCCCCACCCGATGGGCCAAGGGCTCCCCgactccgtcctcctccacctcctcctcctcctcctctcccactgcCCCTCCTGTTGTGGCTTCATCCTTCGGCCTCCGGAAACACAGTTCCTCTTTTACCTACTCGCACGCCTTTCACATCAAAACCGTGATTATTTGA
- the LOC120810493 gene encoding uncharacterized protein KIAA0408 isoform X9, protein MSGAAQSAADPSSAASQSGLRQRGETPTLRREREEQRRLLADTHSTAMDLRCRIEHNERDWSREKAELLDRFDVERREWERQLKDMQRKIEELYCDVRTKRDVQGSGRQGVNEDVHRLSVRSTSTGSSLLSDTEPLSSGSSQSPPVGHPPFPGFGPNADIRGSDFIGRDGHRSSFFPADGLCGYDVGGPTIQEDRSNRELAKELSSTWQQDSAPDGKEATGALERPAMFHGAPGCVVPQKNVSDCEQNIIHVHPEASDKKNTTALNAALKEIARASEELCSYQDEIKKKSVDKRNRTEAPSLSEEKGMLFGHDKTWLEVNHAPCDLSQIYDDLRALEKENWSPENTWRADRESIKSSTANAADPESRRETKTSPGLVSESDAACPPVPPRSSSCNLSSSLYPDTELYIPESPVTTVGKCHSPCVLVEKICSSPSIVRKFEAMLQENEGKVLMDGVLASGAVPANSECVNRGCCHNRWSCDASKFTSSKLSTYGTVQKSFSEVNIMTAAKGLRSDYCPGVGSLKSPELQIPQIVKELPLDLLLSSLEIPPAGSNLQGSRRNIMLEQKTAEFNRTLFQCEMGHGVEKQDSSTASDACPAETTPPRETAPRPLHTDVTTRVLDVYPDITLSLPTSNSTIRNPEAQSRRMRCRAEGQEVGMKQGIPSDPPSGQQQIGLKETTHRCEVKHKVQTAGSTSRKAQHRAAADAPFPEPVLSADAQPGPRRVDDDGSCSEKGNNPRGAKWARVGVSHRQPSAEHKQRQQAELGHESVPPPQSESARPGPRMMMMMNEHPWKALTLAAYPRPEGSRSNYGAVERILKNYESAARALQNQSLPNQMDSSPDDSSGGQEGNVTVPHMPGIDPLALPPTLRHAQTSNSSQKHSTAGVKEVHLTVQKNHVASVSPSLQKNFSRPARPANRRLPTRWAKGSPTPSSSTSSSSSSPTAPPVVASSFGLRKHSSSFTYSHAFHIKTVII, encoded by the exons ATGAGCGGTGCGGCGCAGTCGGCAGCGGATCCGAGCTCTGCGGCGTCACAGAGCGGCCTGAGGCAGCGCGGCGAGACACCAACGCTCCGCCGGGAGAGGGAAGAGCAGCGGAGGCTCCTGGCCGACACGCACTCAACAGCCATGGACCTGCGCTGTCGCATTGAGCACAACGAGAGGGACTGGTCGAGGGAGAAAGCAGAGCTGCTGGACAGATTTGACGTGGAGAGGAGGGAATGGGAGCGCCAGCTGAAGGATATGCAGAGGAAAATAGAAGAG CTGTACTGTGACGTGAGAACCAAGCGAGACGTGCAGGGCAGTGGGAGGCAAGGGGTCAATGAGGACGTACATAGGCTGAGCGTACGCTCCACCAGCACCGGCTCCAGTCTGCTCAGCGACACCGAGCCGctcagcagcggcagcagtcAGTCACCACCAGTCGGACACCCACCTTTCCCTGGTTTTGGTCCCAACGCAGACATCAGGGGCAGTGATTTTATCGGCAGAGATGGTCACCGCTCCAGCTTCTTCCCCGCAGACGGCCTTTGTGGATACGATGTTGGGGGTCCGACCATTCAGGAAGACCGTTCGAACCGTGAGCTGGCGAAGGAGTTAAGTTCCACTTGGCAGCAAGACTCGGCCCCTGATGGCAAAGAAGCCACGGGTGCATTAGAGCGGCCTGCTATGTTTCATGGAGCGCCTGGATGTGTAGTGCCACAGAAAAATGTCTCCGACTGTGAACAAAACATTATCCATGTTCATCCTGAAGCCAGCGACAAGAAGAACACCACTGCCCTCAATGCT GCTCTCAAGGAGATCGCCCGTGCAAGTGAGGAGCTTTGCAGCTACCAAGATGAGATCAAAAAGAAGAGTGTAGATAAGAG GAATCGAACCGAAGCCCCGAGCCTCTCTGAGGAGAAAGGGATGTTGTTTGGCCATGACAAAACCTGGCTCGAGGTCAATCACGCTCCTTGCGACCTGAGTCAGATTTACGATGACCTTCGGGCCTTGGAGAAGGAAAACTGGTCACCAGAAAACACCTGGAGGGCAGATAGAGAGTCAATCAAATCCTCGACAGCAAACGCTGCAGATCCAGAGAGCCgaagagaaacaaagacaaGCCCTGGATTAGTCTCAGAGAGCGATGCAGCATGTCCACCCGtccctcctcgctcctcctcctgcaatcTGAGCTCCTCCCTTTATCCAGACACGGAACTTTACATCCCAGAGTCCCCCGTCACGACAGTGGGGAAGTGTCACAGCCCCTGTGTTCTAGTTGAGAAAATATGCAGCAGCCCATCTATTGTCAGGAAATTTGAGGCCATGCTACAAGAAAATGAAGGAAAGGTTTTGATGGACGGTGTTTTAGCTTCGGGCGCTGTACCTGCTAACTCTGAATGTGTTAACAGGGGCTGCTGTCACAATCGCTGGTCCTGTGATGCAAGCAAGTTCACAAGCAGCAAGCTGTCCACATATGGGACTGTCCAGAAAAGCTTCTCTGAAGTCAACATAATGACTGCTGCCAAAGGCTTGCGCTCGGATTACTGCCCTGGTGTTGGGAGCCTAAAAAGCCCAGAGCTACAAATACCTCAGATTGTCAAAGAATTACCTTTAGATTTGCTCTTGTCCTCTCTTGAAATACCGCCTGCTGGCTCCAACCTCCAGGGCTCCAGAAGAAACATAATGCTGGAACAGAAAACGGCCGAATTCAACAGAACTTTGTTTCAGTGTGAGATGGGCCACGGCGTAGAGAAACAGGACAGTTCTACAGCATCGGATGCCTGCCCAGCTGAGACAACACCTCCCAGGGAGACAGCACCTAGGCCACTCCACACTGATGTCACCACTAGAGTTCTGGATGTGTATCCTGACATCACATTATCTCTTCCCACCTCAAATTCCACCATTCGGAACCCCGAGGCCCAGTCAAGACGAATGAGATGTCGTGCTGAAGGTCAGGAGGTCGGAATGAAGCAGGGAATCCCTTCTGACCCTCCATCTGGGCAGCAACAGATTGGACTCAAGGAGACAACACACCGTTGTGAGGTCAAGCACAAAGTTCAAACAGCAGGCAGCACCTCCAGGAAAGCACAACACAGAGCGGCCGCGGATGCTCCGTTTCCTGAGCCCGTCTTGTCTGCAGATGCCCAGCCTGGTCCGAGGAGGGTGGATGACGACGGCTCGTGCTCCGAGAAGGGGAATAATCCCCGCGGAGCAAAGTGGGCCCGAGTCGGTGTCTCTCACCGGCAGCCGTCTGCTGAGCACAAACAGAGACAGCAGGCAGAGCTCGGCCACGAGTCCGTTCCTCCTCCCCAGTCAGAGTCCGCCAGACCCGGGCCtcggatgatgatgatgatgaatgaacaTCCCTGGAAGGCACTCACCCTGGCTGCGTACCCGCGGCCCGAGGGCTCAAGATCCAACTACGGGGCAGTGGAGAGGATTCTGAAGAATTACGAGAGTGCAGCCCGGGCTCTCCAGAACCAAAGCCTACCCAACCAGATGGATTCCAGTCCCGACGATTCCAGCGGTGGGCAGGAGGGGAACGTGACGGTGCCGCACATGCCGGGCATTGACCCGCTGGCTTTACCTCCCACTCTGAGACATGCACAGACTTCAAACTCCTCACAGAAGCACAGCACCGCGGGGGTGAAAGAGGTCCATCTAACAGTGCAG AAGAACCACGTGGCATCCGTCTCCCCCTCGCTTCAGAAGAACTTCTCCCGGCCGGCCCGTCCAGCCAACCGCCGCCTCCCCACCCGATGGGCCAAGGGCTCCCCgactccgtcctcctccacctcctcctcctcctcctctcccactgcCCCTCCTGTTGTGGCTTCATCCTTCGGCCTCCGGAAACACAGTTCCTCTTTTACCTACTCGCACGCCTTTCACATCAAAACCGTGATTATTTGA
- the LOC120810493 gene encoding uncharacterized protein KIAA0408 isoform X10, which translates to MSGAAQSAADPSSAASQSGLRQRGETPTLRREREEQRRLLADTHSTAMDLRCRIEHNERDWSREKAELLDRFDVERREWERQLKDMQRKIEELYCDVRTKRDVQGSGRQGVNEDVHRLSVRSTSTGSSLLSDTEPLSSGSSQSPPVGHPPFPGFGPNADIRGSDFIGRDGHRSSFFPADGLCGYDVGGPTIQEDRSNRELAKELSSTWQQDSAPDGKEATGALERPAMFHGAPGCVVPQKNVSDCEQNIIHVHPEASDKKNTTALNAALKEIARASEELCSYQDEIKKKSVDKRNRTEAPSLSEEKGMLFGHDKTWLEVNHAPCDLSQIYDDLRALEKENWSPENTWRADRESIKSSTANAADPESRRETKTSPGLVSESDAACPPVPPRSSSCNLSSSLYPDTELYIPESPVTTVGKCHSPCVLVEKICSSPSIVRKFEAMLQENEGKVLMDGVLASGAVPANSECVNRGCCHNRWSCDASKFTSSKLSTYGTVQKSFSEVNIMTAAKGLRSDYCPGVGSLKSPELQIPQIVKELPLDLLLSSLEIPPAGSNLQGSRRNIMLEQKTAEFNRTLFQCEMGHGVEKQDSSTASDACPAETTPPRETAPRPLHTDVTTRVLDVYPDITLSLPTSNSTIRNPEAQSRRMRCRAEGQEVGMKQGIPSDPPSGQQQIGLKETTHRCEVKHKVQTAGSTSRKAQHRAAADAPFPEPVLSADAQPGPRRVDDDGSCSEKGNNPRGAKWARVGVSHRQPSAEHKQRQQAELGHESVPPPQSESARPGPRMMMMMNEHPWKALTLAAYPRPEGSRSNYGAVERILKNYESAARALQNQSLPNQMDSSPDDSSGGQEGNVTVPHMPGIDPLALPPTLRHAQTSNSSQKHSTAGVKEVHLTVQGQEDFRWNT; encoded by the exons ATGAGCGGTGCGGCGCAGTCGGCAGCGGATCCGAGCTCTGCGGCGTCACAGAGCGGCCTGAGGCAGCGCGGCGAGACACCAACGCTCCGCCGGGAGAGGGAAGAGCAGCGGAGGCTCCTGGCCGACACGCACTCAACAGCCATGGACCTGCGCTGTCGCATTGAGCACAACGAGAGGGACTGGTCGAGGGAGAAAGCAGAGCTGCTGGACAGATTTGACGTGGAGAGGAGGGAATGGGAGCGCCAGCTGAAGGATATGCAGAGGAAAATAGAAGAG CTGTACTGTGACGTGAGAACCAAGCGAGACGTGCAGGGCAGTGGGAGGCAAGGGGTCAATGAGGACGTACATAGGCTGAGCGTACGCTCCACCAGCACCGGCTCCAGTCTGCTCAGCGACACCGAGCCGctcagcagcggcagcagtcAGTCACCACCAGTCGGACACCCACCTTTCCCTGGTTTTGGTCCCAACGCAGACATCAGGGGCAGTGATTTTATCGGCAGAGATGGTCACCGCTCCAGCTTCTTCCCCGCAGACGGCCTTTGTGGATACGATGTTGGGGGTCCGACCATTCAGGAAGACCGTTCGAACCGTGAGCTGGCGAAGGAGTTAAGTTCCACTTGGCAGCAAGACTCGGCCCCTGATGGCAAAGAAGCCACGGGTGCATTAGAGCGGCCTGCTATGTTTCATGGAGCGCCTGGATGTGTAGTGCCACAGAAAAATGTCTCCGACTGTGAACAAAACATTATCCATGTTCATCCTGAAGCCAGCGACAAGAAGAACACCACTGCCCTCAATGCT GCTCTCAAGGAGATCGCCCGTGCAAGTGAGGAGCTTTGCAGCTACCAAGATGAGATCAAAAAGAAGAGTGTAGATAAGAG GAATCGAACCGAAGCCCCGAGCCTCTCTGAGGAGAAAGGGATGTTGTTTGGCCATGACAAAACCTGGCTCGAGGTCAATCACGCTCCTTGCGACCTGAGTCAGATTTACGATGACCTTCGGGCCTTGGAGAAGGAAAACTGGTCACCAGAAAACACCTGGAGGGCAGATAGAGAGTCAATCAAATCCTCGACAGCAAACGCTGCAGATCCAGAGAGCCgaagagaaacaaagacaaGCCCTGGATTAGTCTCAGAGAGCGATGCAGCATGTCCACCCGtccctcctcgctcctcctcctgcaatcTGAGCTCCTCCCTTTATCCAGACACGGAACTTTACATCCCAGAGTCCCCCGTCACGACAGTGGGGAAGTGTCACAGCCCCTGTGTTCTAGTTGAGAAAATATGCAGCAGCCCATCTATTGTCAGGAAATTTGAGGCCATGCTACAAGAAAATGAAGGAAAGGTTTTGATGGACGGTGTTTTAGCTTCGGGCGCTGTACCTGCTAACTCTGAATGTGTTAACAGGGGCTGCTGTCACAATCGCTGGTCCTGTGATGCAAGCAAGTTCACAAGCAGCAAGCTGTCCACATATGGGACTGTCCAGAAAAGCTTCTCTGAAGTCAACATAATGACTGCTGCCAAAGGCTTGCGCTCGGATTACTGCCCTGGTGTTGGGAGCCTAAAAAGCCCAGAGCTACAAATACCTCAGATTGTCAAAGAATTACCTTTAGATTTGCTCTTGTCCTCTCTTGAAATACCGCCTGCTGGCTCCAACCTCCAGGGCTCCAGAAGAAACATAATGCTGGAACAGAAAACGGCCGAATTCAACAGAACTTTGTTTCAGTGTGAGATGGGCCACGGCGTAGAGAAACAGGACAGTTCTACAGCATCGGATGCCTGCCCAGCTGAGACAACACCTCCCAGGGAGACAGCACCTAGGCCACTCCACACTGATGTCACCACTAGAGTTCTGGATGTGTATCCTGACATCACATTATCTCTTCCCACCTCAAATTCCACCATTCGGAACCCCGAGGCCCAGTCAAGACGAATGAGATGTCGTGCTGAAGGTCAGGAGGTCGGAATGAAGCAGGGAATCCCTTCTGACCCTCCATCTGGGCAGCAACAGATTGGACTCAAGGAGACAACACACCGTTGTGAGGTCAAGCACAAAGTTCAAACAGCAGGCAGCACCTCCAGGAAAGCACAACACAGAGCGGCCGCGGATGCTCCGTTTCCTGAGCCCGTCTTGTCTGCAGATGCCCAGCCTGGTCCGAGGAGGGTGGATGACGACGGCTCGTGCTCCGAGAAGGGGAATAATCCCCGCGGAGCAAAGTGGGCCCGAGTCGGTGTCTCTCACCGGCAGCCGTCTGCTGAGCACAAACAGAGACAGCAGGCAGAGCTCGGCCACGAGTCCGTTCCTCCTCCCCAGTCAGAGTCCGCCAGACCCGGGCCtcggatgatgatgatgatgaatgaacaTCCCTGGAAGGCACTCACCCTGGCTGCGTACCCGCGGCCCGAGGGCTCAAGATCCAACTACGGGGCAGTGGAGAGGATTCTGAAGAATTACGAGAGTGCAGCCCGGGCTCTCCAGAACCAAAGCCTACCCAACCAGATGGATTCCAGTCCCGACGATTCCAGCGGTGGGCAGGAGGGGAACGTGACGGTGCCGCACATGCCGGGCATTGACCCGCTGGCTTTACCTCCCACTCTGAGACATGCACAGACTTCAAACTCCTCACAGAAGCACAGCACCGCGGGGGTGAAAGAGGTCCATCTAACAGTGCAG GGTCAAGAAGACTTCCGATGGAACACGTGA